The following proteins come from a genomic window of Sulfoacidibacillus ferrooxidans:
- a CDS encoding polysaccharide deacetylase family protein: MSFQWPEGYRAGAFITFDVDGVVGFEGSAIGSLQNRPCVRSMTDYEPRVGVPRILSVLDDAAVPATFFIPGKLAELYPDMVKNILRAGHEVGHHGHFHYKPDRISFEDEVKEIDLALPILEDLIGDKVFGSRTPGWAPSANTLKLLAERGMLYDSSLMGHDEPYRTTEGLLELPCLWSLDDWEQWGYLPFEGWEYPIEEPDKVKRMWNAHFQAIVEAGGSFVLTLHPWISGRPVYAKVLKDLLMEWKNTPGVWWTNAKELTLYANSLEL; encoded by the coding sequence ATGTCTTTTCAATGGCCAGAAGGATACCGTGCTGGTGCTTTTATCACATTCGATGTAGATGGGGTAGTAGGTTTTGAAGGTTCAGCCATTGGGTCACTTCAAAATCGTCCGTGTGTACGATCCATGACTGATTATGAGCCACGTGTTGGTGTTCCAAGAATACTGTCAGTTCTCGATGATGCCGCTGTACCAGCTACTTTTTTTATTCCCGGTAAACTAGCTGAATTATACCCTGATATGGTAAAAAATATCCTTCGTGCTGGACATGAGGTAGGACATCATGGACATTTTCACTATAAGCCAGATCGTATTTCATTTGAAGATGAGGTGAAAGAGATTGATCTAGCATTACCAATTTTAGAGGATCTAATAGGGGATAAAGTATTTGGATCTAGAACTCCTGGATGGGCTCCAAGTGCAAATACTTTGAAATTACTTGCAGAGCGTGGGATGTTGTATGATTCAAGTTTAATGGGTCACGATGAACCTTATAGAACAACAGAAGGATTGTTAGAGCTACCTTGTTTATGGTCTCTTGATGATTGGGAGCAATGGGGATACCTTCCGTTTGAAGGATGGGAATATCCTATTGAAGAACCAGACAAGGTGAAACGAATGTGGAATGCTCATTTTCAAGCAATTGTAGAGGCTGGAGGATCCTTTGTTCTAACTTTGCATCCATGGATAAGTGGACGTCCTGTTTATGCAAAGGTTTTAAAAGATCTATTAATGGAATGGAAGAATACCCCTGGAGTATGGTGGACAAACGCTAAAGAGCTTACACTTTATGCTAATAGTTTGGAGTTATAA